GCGGTGCCACCCATCGATCTGGCTCCAGGCCCCTGGCGCCTGCGGGTCGGCCGGGCGGGCTGGGCCCCGCTGGTCATCGGACGCCTGGCCTGGGGTACGGGCACCCTGGATCTGCGGGTTCGCCTGCGCCCCCTCCCCGAGCGTGCCGAAACGCCCCTCGACGAACTCGTGCCCCAGCCGCTGTGGCTCGACCACTCAGAGCCCCGGGTTTCCCCCGGGGGCGTTTTCTCCTCCGCGCTCGTGCCCGGGCCGGACCGCGCGGTAGCCCTGGCGGTGGCGGATGTCGTAGCCCCGGCTGCCGGGGACACGCACGCGGATCCGGACCAGGCGCCCGTCGAAGACCTCGTTGTCCGAGGCGTAGACCACCTGGTACAGGGCGCGCAGTTCCTCGGCGATCAACTGGTAGACACCGGCCAGTTCCTCGGCCTTGCGGACGAAAAAGGCGCGACCGCCGGTCATGCGGGTCAGCCGCTTGAGGGCCGAACGGGCGGTGCTCAGGGGTTGGACGCCCAGGCCGATGGCGTAGATCGTCACGTCGGAGAGTTCCGCTTCCTCCGTGATCGCAGCGAGGTCGAGGCGTGATTCGGTATCGTCCCCGTCGCTGAGGATGATCAGCGCCCGGCGTTCGGAGGGCACCTGGTAGCTGACGCGAAAGGCGGCATGGAGGGCGTCGTAGAGCGCGGTGCCGCCCACCGGGAAGGTGCCGCCGATGGACTTGCAGGCGGCGTCGAAGTCGTCGGTGATCTCCTCGACGAGGAAGACCCGCTCGTCGAAGTCCACCACGAAGGTCCGGTCGCCGTCCCGGAGCGTTTCGAGAAAGCCGCACGCCGCCTGTTGCGCGGCTTCCATCCGCCCCCGCATCGAGCCCGACGAGTCCATCACGATGCCCACCAGGATCGGCCGCTCCTCCCGGGAGACCTCGACGATGCGCTGAGGGCGGCCGTCCTCCTCGACGACGAAGTCGGAGGCTTCGAGACCGGTGACCAGCCGGCGGTCCTGATCCCGGACGCTGACATCGAGGACCACCCGCTGCACATGGACCACGTACCGGAGGTTCAGGGTGCGGGTGATGGCGAAATCGGAGACGGTGGGGCCGTCGCGGTGGTGGGCGACGACACGCACCACGTGCTGGGCGCTGGCCTCGCCGAAGTCGTATTCGGCCTGCCAGGGGGGCTCCCGGTCGGTGAGCACCAGGCGGTCGTTGACGTAGAAGCGGACGGCCTCGATCTCCCGTGGGTCGTCGATGGTGACCGCGGCCCGGATCTGCCGGGGCCCCGAGACGACCTCGCCCGAACGCGGGGCGAGCAAGGTCACCTTGAAGCCCTTGCGGGCCGTCAGGTCCTGGGCGGTCGTCACGGCCGCCACCAGGACCAGGGCCGTCAGCAGGCCGGTGAGCCGGGTCCGGGTGTCGCCCTTCACGGTGCCTCCTCCCCCGGGGGGGCGGCCCCGGGCCGCAGCCGTTCGAGGACCGCGTCGGCCCGGGCCGCCCGCTCCGGTGCCGGCGAGGCCGCCAGGTAGGCCTCGAGTTCCCGGACCAGGGTCTCGTAGTCGCCACGCCGCAGGGCCAGGCGTGCCAGGCCGGCATGGACCTCCGCCGGCGGGTCGGGTTGGTCCAGGATGCGCCGGTAGAGCTTTTCGGCTGCCTCCTCGGCACCGGTCAGCTCCAGGGTGAGAGCCAGGTTGGCCAGGTCCAGCGTATCCGCCGCTCCCCGCCGGTCGATCGTCTCGAGTACGCCACCGGCCTCGAGGGGATAGCCGGCGCGGTAGAGAATGGCCGCCGCCCGGCGCTCCAGGGCCGTGTCCACTGCCGGTCCGGCCAGGGCGCGCTGGGCGAGGCGGGCCGCCCGCTCCGGCTGCCCGGTTTCCACCAGCGAGGCGGCCAGTTCCAGGGTCTCGCCGGGCTCCGGCCGGCCTTCGCCGACGAGCTTTTCGATTTTCGCGAGGTGCTCCCGGCGCTCGAGCCAGCGCGCGCGGGCCGTGTCCAGCGCCCGGCGCTGCCGGCCGAGCAGGCGCTGGGGATGGGGCACCTCGAGCTGCTCGACGGCCTCGTCGATGCGCCCGGTACGAGCCAGGATTTCCGCCAGGACCCGTCGCGCCTCGACCAGGTCCGGATCGAGGCCGATCGCCTCGCGGGCCTGTTGTTCCGCCTCACCGAGGGCCTCGAGAGAGAGCAGGGTGCGGGCGGTCAGGGCCGGGATCCGGGCGTCGAGGGGGCGGAGCGCCCGCGCCCTGCGGGCCGTGGCCAGGGCGCGGTTGGCCAGGCCCGCCTCGAAGAGAATCCGTGCGAGGCCGAGTTGCACTTCGCCGTCGTCGGGCCGCAGCCGTGCGGCCTCCTCGATGTCGGCCCGAGCCTGCTGGATGCGGCCCTCGCGCAAGTGGAGTTCGCCCCGGTGCAGCCGTGCACGGGCGTCGGTGGGGTTGGCCTCGAGGGCCTTGCCGAAGAACTCGAGGGCGGCGGCGGTGTCGTCGCGGGCCAGGGCGAGGCGGGCCAGGCCGTCGTAGGCGGGGGAGTAGTCGACCCGCACCTCGAGAGCCCGGTAGTACGCCGCCCGGGCGGGGGCCGTACGGCCCGCCGCCAGGTAGGCGTCGCCGAGGGCGATCGCGACCCCCAGGTCTTCGGGGGCCAGGTCCCGCGCCAGTTCCAGGAACGAGATGGCCTCTTCGGCTCGGCGCGCCGCCAGCAGGGCCCGGCCGCAGCCCAGGTTGGCCCGGGCGGAGTTCAGGCCCCGCCGGGCGGCCCAGCAGAGGTCGTCCACCGCCGCCGCCGCGTTGCCCTGGGCGAGGGCCGCCAGGCCGCGCCCCATCCTCCGGGTGAATGCTTCCCGCACCCATGCCGCGTCCTCGGCACGGGTCGGTGGGAGGATGGCCGCTGTCAGAATGACGAGGCAGAGCAGTCGCCTGTGCATGGCTGCCGTCCAGCATAGCGCGGGCGCCTCCAGGAGCCAGAGCCGGGAGGCTGTCCGGGCTTTTCCAGGAAGGCCGGGACGGGAGGGAGCGCGGTTCAGCGTCCGGTGGATGGGAAGCGCAGCCGGAAACGCAGTTCCCGCAGATCCGGGTCGTGGGGGTCGAGGCGGATCGCCGCCTCGAGGGCCTCGAGGGCCTGTTCCCGCCGGCCCAGGGCGTTGAGGGAACGGGACCATTCCACCAGGGGAAGGGGGTCGTCCGGGGCCCGGCGGGTCACGTCTTCGAGCACCCGGGCGCTGCGGGCCGCGTCGCCGCCCTCCTCCCTGAGCCACACGCCCCAGGCTACCTGCGCCTCCACGCTGGCGGTGTCCGCCGC
This portion of the Acidobacteriota bacterium genome encodes:
- a CDS encoding VWA domain-containing protein, producing MKGDTRTRLTGLLTALVLVAAVTTAQDLTARKGFKVTLLAPRSGEVVSGPRQIRAAVTIDDPREIEAVRFYVNDRLVLTDREPPWQAEYDFGEASAQHVVRVVAHHRDGPTVSDFAITRTLNLRYVVHVQRVVLDVSVRDQDRRLVTGLEASDFVVEEDGRPQRIVEVSREERPILVGIVMDSSGSMRGRMEAAQQAACGFLETLRDGDRTFVVDFDERVFLVEEITDDFDAACKSIGGTFPVGGTALYDALHAAFRVSYQVPSERRALIILSDGDDTESRLDLAAITEEAELSDVTIYAIGLGVQPLSTARSALKRLTRMTGGRAFFVRKAEELAGVYQLIAEELRALYQVVYASDNEVFDGRLVRIRVRVPGSRGYDIRHRQGYRAVRPGHERGGENAPGGNPGL
- a CDS encoding tetratricopeptide repeat protein, whose product is MHRRLLCLVILTAAILPPTRAEDAAWVREAFTRRMGRGLAALAQGNAAAAVDDLCWAARRGLNSARANLGCGRALLAARRAEEAISFLELARDLAPEDLGVAIALGDAYLAAGRTAPARAAYYRALEVRVDYSPAYDGLARLALARDDTAAALEFFGKALEANPTDARARLHRGELHLREGRIQQARADIEEAARLRPDDGEVQLGLARILFEAGLANRALATARRARALRPLDARIPALTARTLLSLEALGEAEQQAREAIGLDPDLVEARRVLAEILARTGRIDEAVEQLEVPHPQRLLGRQRRALDTARARWLERREHLAKIEKLVGEGRPEPGETLELAASLVETGQPERAARLAQRALAGPAVDTALERRAAAILYRAGYPLEAGGVLETIDRRGAADTLDLANLALTLELTGAEEAAEKLYRRILDQPDPPAEVHAGLARLALRRGDYETLVRELEAYLAASPAPERAARADAVLERLRPGAAPPGEEAP